Within the Maniola hyperantus chromosome 7, iAphHyp1.2, whole genome shotgun sequence genome, the region TAAATAGGGTCTAGTCGGCGTGTCAAAACAAATCTATGGTTGTAGATTTATTCGACAGAATGTAATTGTTTTATCTCATTTGCGGCGTAAAATATAGCTCGGTCGTgcgatatttaaataaaatagcacGATTTCGACTTATATAGCTAGATTTTAATATATTGGAGCTACGTGTGTGAACGGTTGCATTATTCAGATGAAAGACAGGACAAGGCTGCGTGAAGACAACGAAATAGTTAGTGCAACGAGTCATGAGTTGATTGAATATTTTGACGATCATAATTATATGACTCAGCGTTCAACAATCCCTTGTCACAAATCTTCAATGTATTAGAGTGATTTATGCATTGCATTTTGAGACAGTTATTAGACGacttaagaggagtttattcgtaacgttgtccatacaaacgtagtttagttACACGGACTCAAAGATTTACATATAAATCTAGGATGGAGtctgtgtaactttgaaactagtTCTCAACAGGTTGACATGACAATAATTGTTGTGGTCACGCCCGCACAcatccgcacagctcccgcgctaacggtgcgggatagcgcgacaGTTTtttttctagaacgtgtctattAAACATTGATTTTGATTGGtttgtattcaaatgagaacgaCGCTTACGTTTGCAGGCAATGGGGACCGAACTGGAAAAACTTCTCGAAGATTAGAAAAtcaatctttttttatattttatatttatttagtttattaataCTTTTCACAGATAATGGCGAAatattcaaaatcggtttaacaggactcgttttattaaaaacaagaTATTGTATAGCAAATGCTCATGACGTGGCcaaaatttctaaaaattatattaagtaagtatctacagtaggtacctatgtattttgttaacaatacaaaattaatttcaactgaaaatcgaaatatttaggtatagataaatgaaataggtatttttatgcttaaaccacagaatattttaaattaaataattaccaaataattttaaatacacatcaaaaattgcgaaccggcaggaatcgaacccgcgtctcctgggatcgcgcccgaaaaattattaaaattatttagaaatttccttccaGTGTaagtaaaaacactataaaaattataaaatataaataattatcgcTGAATTTTTAAATTCGTACTGAcaagagatttttttattaaatactagtagttatttctaaaaaaaatcatcatctagatgatacccgcgacttcatccgcatggatataggtttttaattctgcgggaactgtttgattttccgggataaaaagaaataGTCATATAAGCTGTCTCCATTGCGAATTTCGGCCAAATCTGGGAGCGTAGGTTCGTatcctaccgactgcgccatGTAATGAACTTATAATCTTTAATAAAACAAGGTAACCATTTTACTAGCTTGGTTTAATTATAATTCTATATTGACGATCTGCCCATAGAGCATACATCAACAGTTTCATAGATAGATAATACTTAATACTATAGATATAAGACAAAATCCATCCAGTATTTTTTGagtgaaaaagtaacaaacacacacacacacgctgtACTAGATGATATTTTGTAGGAGAGAAGGCAAAGCTATGTTCATCCTGAAGGACAACGAGACCTGGGCGTGCGGCGTGAGGGACTACATGACTCACCCGGAGTATGAGTTCTCTACGTACAATACTATCGCCTTGGTGGAACTTGATGTGGAGTTTAAAGGTAATGAGGGAGTGAATAAATGAATCAATGAAATGAATATACTATTAAACAACAAAAATGgttagtacagagataagtgaaacacaaaaaaaatagagaGTACTTTGGACCCACGTGGAGTTAATAGTCAGCACGAAGTGTATTTGAATGTagctggtttttcctgcatgtttaacagtgggagggcgggtggtgcatgtcgcatgctgcatgttgcactatacagattttatctgtttcagcggattatattAAATTAAGCTTTTTGTTTATGGGAtaggtttgatcatgatgattatattAGACAATCTTTTTTAGATGGATTAATACCAATTTGCTTGGCTGATGAAAATTTCAACACGGCTAATCAGCTCTACGCTGTGGGGTACACCGATGGTAAACAGCTTATTTggtaatctatacctactaatattataaagaggtaaagtttgtaagtttgtttgtaggaaataatctctggaactactgaaccgattttgaaaatcctgtcaCCAcgagaaagctacattatttctaagtgacaaaggctatatttcgttttcaaaaaaaatcgatacctatccctacaaaaattgtaataagctagctacacgtgcgaagccggggcgggtcgctagtaaaatatatttaatgggTTGTATGCTAGTTTTATGTTACTTTTGTGTTAATGCCCGATAAGttatctttttaaaatattttttcagaaaatatgtTACTGGAAAAAGTGATTTACAAAACACAATATGTTAGCCACGAACTTTGCGATGAGTTTTACAATCGGATCGGAGTAAGTTTATGAACATGTTCAATTTGCGGACAAAGAAATTAGAGCCGAGGTAGTCGACAAAGGGGTTTTGGCCAAGGtccaattattatattaatgaaaaaaaGTGTATGCTTCAGGATTGGCATCACATCTAATacttacatataaaaggaaaaggtaactgactgactgatctatcaacgcacagatcaaactactgaacggatcaggctgaaatttggcatgcactattatgacgtaggcatccgctaagaaaggatttttgaaaattctacctctaagggggtaaaaatataggggtttgaaatttatgtagtccatgcggacgaagtcgtgagcttaagctagtttattataggtgacatagatcatCTAGTGGCCTTCccagaaaagtttttttttaaatttctggtcaggctaAGAAACCTACAATATTattccagtttaaaaaaatccaagaAACGCCTACTAGTTACTATTGTGGATTTGCCATGAACAACAAGAAGAACTGTGAATGGGAGAATGGTATGGTGCTGTCTTCCAACTCCACAGGACCTTGGGTACTGGTGAGCCTTATTCAATATCTCAATCCGTTGCCAgccaacatcgtgaggaaacctgcatgtctaagagttctccataatgataatttaagcctcaatagctcaacgggtagaggagtggactgaaaaccgacggaccgaaaggtcgacggttcaaaccccgcccgttgcactattgtcgtacctactcctagcacaagcttgacgcttagttggagaggaaaggggagtatcagttatttaacatggctaatattcttttattaaaaaaaaatgttctcgaaggtgtaaAAAGTTCGCAAGTAGCCAGAggggtagactatgaccaaatccttctcattctgagaggagacccgtgctcagtattgTATCagcgatgggtagatcatgatgatgatgatttgcaAATAAGtacaagcttgtgctaggagtaggtacgacaatagtgcaacgggcggggtttgaaccgtcaacctttcggttttcagcccactcctttacctgATTGAGGCTTTAAAtatcgcaagcctgtcgcgagatacgtaatcaccaaTTAACGTTGCTGGTCGTTTGATATGCGTATTGactagtagaatagaatagaatagaatagaatgttttttattcatgtaaactttttacaagtgcttatgaatagtcaggtagttttaatttaccactggttcggaataccgttcctaccgagaagaaccagtcgGCGGTTGACTATTACTTCGTCTCTAACTTTGCACGTACTTACTACGTCTctaactttgcttagactttaaTCAATTCCTCATTTTTCCAGATCGGGTTTGGAATCAAAGGGCCAGGTTGCGCAGCTCCGAGCCGTTTCATTGACGTCTCCTCATATTTGCCCTGGATCCAGACTTTGACTgaggaaatattataatactagctgaatGCTGATATATGTATAGTGTATAGTAGTCTATTTTGGCGGATTATACCGAGTAAAGCCTGCGGTTCCTTGTACATCGTGGACTTCTGCAAACTAAAGCCTGTTTCTatttaaaatagaattaatcacaaaatcGTAACATcactctacatgatcaaatcagaaatgaagagaaccagaccgtaggagaaccagagtaaccgacatagcgggttgcgaagctgaaatggcaatgagCTGGTTACatggttcgaaaaaccgatagtcattggggtctcaaggtgctggaatggcgacctcgcaccggaaagcgcagcgttggaagactaggtggacggacaacatcaagcgaatggcgtgtggaagtccctaactAAAGTCCctactatgtccagcagtggatgtctatcggttgataatgatgatgatactcatatacctacaatacgcggccgaaagtaatgtacatcaacctttagaatgacatttcggctttgtagagcgttgcctctgtcactcatacctatatgacgttttgtcggtctcaatgacagaaaCAATGTTCTTCGGTTAATTAATACAACTCAAATAACCCGGGGCCTAAATGGCAAGAGTTCAAAATATATTTCGAAAACGTCCTTTAGTAAAATTGTATTGCTGAAATTAGGGGCTTTCTATACGCATTCAGAGACCACTTAATTAAGAAAAGCACTCAAACAAATGAGGCCCCTTTAAactgttattattattgcatTTCCATTACAGTTAGTTTTGGGTGTTGGCCTAATAAATAGTCtctaaagtacctaggtatctacctaaatataaaaCTTTACTAGCGCCAAGtttggtaggtacttttagactgttttttttaaatgacgcTTTCGAAATAGgccttttacatttttaaggttccgtatccgaaaggtggcacaggaccctattactaagactccactgtccgtccgtctgtctgtcagcgggctgtatctcgtgaaccgtaataggtagagacttgaaattttcatagaatgtatATTTCTATGGCCGCTATAgcctataacaaaaaaaaaacatttcaaaatgaccgtcttgaaaattaatttaaaaagtgttGATTCTtcaatggtacggaacacttcgtatgcgagttcgcctcgcacttgactggtacCTTTCAATAGCTACTTATTCATTgttttatttagaatagaatagaatatatttttatttaagtaaacttttacaagtgcttttcaatcgtcaaagacacagtccgctgacagacagatggacggccGGAtgggacagcggaggcttaaggGTCTCATTGgcgcccttcgggtacggaaccctaaaaagcaatgaAAACCAGATCTAGAATATTAATTTATCCCATGCGACGATGTTTATAAACTTATCGATGTACTGACATTATTATGAAAGAATCTTGATAGGCCTCATGAAATATTTCCCCTCAGGCAAAATGAAGATGTGTCATAAAATTGATACAGAAATACTTATTCGAGTGAAGGTAGATGCGTTCAATACTTTATTAACTACTGATGTAATATCGAAGTTAAACTACAGTGTGATACGCTTCGATATCACTTCTGAATGGCTGCTGACACTCTcgcactattggctaaaatgatAGGTATATTCTGCCAAACATCAACCACTCGTTGTGCCAGACTTTTTTCCACAAAAAATATGCAAATTGTAGAACCAGCTCCCTTTGGCGTTGCTGCCACTACCTAGGTTTCATAGGATTATTCAAGGTATGGATTAATTAATTCCTAAATACCCGGCAACGCACTGGCGGTTCTTCTGGTGTGGGCGATGGAATCATTTGACATTatgtgacccgcctgctcgttttctccctattttcatttttagggttccgtacctcaaaaggaaaaacggaacccttatatgatcacattgttgtctgtctgtttgtctgtctgtctgtctgtctgtcaagaaacctacagggtacttcccgttaacatagaatcatgaaatttggtaggtaggtacatcttaaatctgaaaaatctgaaaaccgtgaatttagggtcagatcacacaaaaaaaattaaattgtggtcatgaaataataattatgtattattatatgaaatgggtatcatatgaaaggtcttcacctgtacattctaaaacagatttttatttatttttatgcatcatagtttttgaattatcgtgcaaaatgtcgaaaaatacaactgtaggaaccctcgttgcgcgagcctgactctcacttggccggtttttttttaataccataaattcagctacAGCAATCGATATTATGGCAATGATAGTTTAAACTTCCACACTAGCACGACTGAAACCATGAAGATTATATCATTGACGAAAACTGTACCtatgtttgataaaaatactTCGAACATAGGTTTGAAATGAATTGACTTCAATGTAGGCGCGCTTAccagcgattttttttttttcaattattaggATCACCAACAGCAGCTAATCATCTACATCAaatacaattaatttaaaaatacaaaagttgtTAGATAAAATGACGAGCTAATTAAAGGTAATCACCGCATGCGAATAAAgtgtcaggtaattttactactaaaaaaagttacttaattaaaaaataataataatataaataatagaaataaataaactctaaactaataaacaaatgtaggtaagcaGTTCACATGGCATCAAGTAAATTACTATGGTAATTTACTTAATGCCATATGAACTGAATTCCGGAATTTAACCAGTGAGTccgcatgtatgtatgtatgtatttctaTGTACTACCAcagaatatttataatagtgCTAACGTAACTATACATACTAGATTGGTCATTCCAAACAAGAATTGTTTAAGTGAGTTGAAGCCTttgcttaaaatatttaataccaCAAGAGCAACATAATTAAAAACTGcggtaccgcaagacaccgggcgagttttcacccctatgtcgttaacgttccatcttcgcgtacgaaacgctttgcgtcatcatacgcatggctagggtctggaatactcttcctagatcagtgtttcctgtcaattataatccgggtatctttaaaacaagagtgaataggcaccttctaggcaaacacgtcccatcttaggccacatcatcacttcccatcaggtgtgatcgtggtcaagcgtgcgcctataacgaataaaaaaaaatgcatttatttacgCAAATGTTTGAGTTGAATGAATTCGTTGTACGTACCGAGAATGGTATCTATACAAAATGATTAATGCAAAATGGTTGCGATACAAGCTTtcgaactttttattttctgttCGCTCCCTGTGTTGGTGTTGAATGTACACAAGTGTTAATTATATTAAGCTATATTTATTGAGACTTGTCTAGTATTATTCAGGTCCTTCTAAATTTACTAGATCAGGTGAGAGGTTTCGGCCGAggcttattttaattaagtaccatcccaatgattttaagcttatttcgtggtttaacgacatattttaatatacctagatgacgagtacataccacgattaatttttgtttttatttgtcgatatttcaacccaatttaACCCAATGTcacgtcgtgaccacgacccgtgcaattgggttgaaatatcgacaaataaaaacaaaacttaattgtggtatgtacccattacctatattaaaataagTGGCATCCTATTCGTCTATTGAATATTgaaattgatgatgatgatgataaaaaattgACTGTTTTATTTTAACTCAAAGCTGTATACTAAATCGCAGAAGCCTTTTGCTCACTAATTAGTtattcgaaataaaaataaaaccgtttCGCGAAGACAATTGGTAGTAAATAACAAGTGCTCTCATTAACATAAATTGCATTTGGAGTGGACCGACGGCATCACAATGTagggtaatttaaaattatatttattcttttaattttaaacgaTGCGAGGGCTTGCGGCCACAGTATAAGTcagctgccattttagtgacgtcagcactagactgaagtttcgagctgatggtaggtatatttggaCTTGAATaaacgtcaaatgacgtcaaaatgacgtcatttcgatgttaatgagacatggttccaacgcaatagcaatttgcgggactaataagGGTACTTTCGTTTTAACCCTGCTGCTCGATTGggggaaaactgcatcaatcattattacaatctcaattgttgtgattggctgaatttatggtattctagttgcaacaatacattgaaGCCAAtggtgagcgagcatcaaccaataagagatgattgcgatcgtgacattgtagctgtcattctaccgcaatcgagaaGTTGAATCGACGATTTGTCACATGTTAGGCTATAGTGAcgtctatagagcgcactctgacttagcttagacttaagacagagttaaaacgagacagagctatatctctcacataaatctgtctcgttttaactcaatgttaagtctgagcaaagtcaaagtgcgctctataaatctcagcctaagactCGACATTggggataactctcaggcatgcagtgataaaagcaaatgatattttattgcttaacgCACATTACTCtaaaatattatagatgcgTGATCGGGATCAAACGCTGACgtcttcaaaattaaaatatagcaGTCTGTTAAACTAATTGGGTAGGTTTATATCTACCCAATTAGTTTAACAGACTATTAACCACAGGTGTTACAAAGTTGGCGCATTGTTTCCTCTGacagtacctactaagtactataGAGTTGCCGGTAGACTGTGTGGGTGTCACAGTTGTCGGTGTGTAATTAAAAACACCCTTTGTTGTTCGTAGCTACTGTTGAATCGGGTTTGTAGATCAATATCCCAACCatccaactcccatcggcggtgttcaaactagattacaacatggggttattcaaggggcggaccaacagattcctaaaaggccggcaacgcatcggcggctcctctggtgctgcaaatgttcatgggcggcgtaatcacttaacatcaggtgacccgcctgctcgtttgctcgctatctctaatataaaaaaatctcaattgCATTGTCGTTAGaatatcattatcatgatcaacccatcgccggctcactgcagagcacgggtctcctctcagagtgggaagggttttggccatagtctaccacgctggccatgtgcggattggtagacttcacacacctttgagaacattat harbors:
- the LOC117983567 gene encoding uncharacterized protein, coding for MFILKDNETWACGVRDYMTHPEYEFSTYNTIALVELDVEFKDGLIPICLADENFNTANQLYAVGYTDENMLLEKVIYKTQYVSHELCDEFYNRIGFKKIQETPTSYYCGFAMNNKKNCEWENGMVLSSNSTGPWVLIGFGIKGPGCAAPSRFIDVSSYLPWIQTLTEEIL